A part of Amycolatopsis lurida genomic DNA contains:
- a CDS encoding TetR/AcrR family transcriptional regulator, with product MAELPEHGSPKAARILAAAGELLLSRGSKGVTIAEVATKAHVGKGTVYLYWKTKEDLLLGLISRDFIALADEVIAAVTADPELARPSRLGPNMLEVAARHPYVNALQTGDDVLLGVLADDPRSATLLETLGAGAFLHHILPIWRRHDLARTDWEVADQAFALQALLAGFLTAAPSVASRLPVDDPARVFAAAITALLGPERATPEQVKLAAEEGIHSLAGGRSVALDIISG from the coding sequence TTGGCGGAACTGCCTGAACACGGCTCGCCCAAGGCGGCACGCATCCTGGCGGCGGCGGGCGAACTGCTCCTGAGCCGGGGCAGCAAGGGCGTCACCATCGCGGAGGTCGCCACCAAGGCCCACGTCGGCAAGGGCACCGTCTACCTCTACTGGAAGACCAAGGAAGACCTGCTGCTCGGACTGATCAGCCGCGATTTCATCGCGCTCGCCGACGAGGTCATCGCGGCGGTCACCGCGGACCCCGAGCTGGCCCGGCCGTCGCGGCTCGGCCCGAACATGCTGGAGGTCGCGGCCCGGCATCCGTACGTCAACGCGCTGCAGACCGGCGACGACGTCCTGCTCGGTGTTCTCGCCGACGACCCCCGGTCGGCGACCCTGCTCGAAACGCTGGGTGCGGGCGCGTTCCTGCATCACATCCTGCCCATCTGGCGGCGGCACGACCTCGCCAGGACCGATTGGGAGGTGGCCGATCAGGCCTTCGCGTTGCAGGCGCTCCTCGCGGGTTTCCTGACAGCGGCCCCTTCGGTCGCGAGCAGGCTGCCGGTCGACGATCCCGCCCGGGTGTTCGCCGCCGCCATCACCGCCCTCCTCGGCCCCGAGCGGGCTACGCCGGAGCAGGTGAAGCTGGCGGCGGAAGAGGGCATCCACTCGCTGGCCGGTGGCCGTTCCGTCGCGTTGGACATCATCTCCGGCTGA
- a CDS encoding acyl-CoA dehydrogenase family protein: MNAMNFTEPEERVALRAAVAELGKKYGHEYYAKQARAGLKTDELWAEAGRLGYLGVNLPEEYGGGGAGIADLAAVLEELAAAGCPLLLMVVSPAICGTVISRFGTEEQKKRWLPGIADGSGRMVFAITEPDAGSNSHKITTTAKRDGDGWVLSGRKVYISGVDEADAVLVVGRTEDAKTGKLKPALFTVPTDTPGFEYKQIEMDIISPEKQFGLFLDDVHLPADALVGEEDAAIAQLFAGLNPERIMGASFSLGIARYALGKAVSYANERKVWGAPIGTHQGLAHPLAEIKIELELAKLMTQKAASLYDSGDDFGAGESANMAKYAAAEVAIRAVDQAVQTHGGNGLASEYGLGTLVTAVRLGRIAPVSREMVLNFVGQHSLGLPRSY, encoded by the coding sequence ATGAACGCGATGAACTTCACCGAGCCCGAGGAGCGCGTCGCGCTGCGGGCCGCGGTCGCCGAACTCGGCAAGAAGTACGGGCACGAGTACTACGCGAAACAGGCCCGTGCCGGGCTCAAGACCGACGAGCTGTGGGCCGAGGCCGGACGGCTCGGCTACCTCGGCGTGAACCTGCCCGAGGAGTACGGCGGCGGGGGAGCGGGTATCGCGGACCTCGCCGCGGTGCTCGAAGAACTCGCCGCGGCGGGCTGTCCGCTGCTGCTCATGGTCGTCTCGCCGGCGATCTGCGGCACGGTGATCTCGCGGTTCGGCACCGAGGAGCAGAAGAAGCGCTGGCTGCCCGGGATCGCCGACGGCAGCGGGCGGATGGTCTTCGCGATCACCGAACCGGACGCCGGGTCGAACTCGCACAAGATCACCACCACCGCGAAACGTGACGGCGACGGCTGGGTCCTCAGTGGACGGAAGGTCTACATCTCCGGTGTCGACGAGGCGGACGCCGTCCTGGTCGTCGGCCGTACCGAGGACGCCAAGACGGGCAAGCTCAAGCCCGCGCTGTTCACCGTCCCGACCGACACGCCCGGTTTCGAGTACAAGCAGATCGAGATGGACATCATCTCGCCGGAGAAGCAGTTCGGCCTGTTCCTCGACGACGTCCACCTGCCCGCCGACGCGCTGGTCGGCGAGGAGGACGCGGCGATCGCGCAGCTGTTCGCGGGGCTCAACCCCGAACGCATCATGGGTGCGTCGTTCTCGCTGGGCATCGCCCGCTACGCGCTGGGCAAGGCCGTCTCCTACGCCAACGAGCGCAAGGTGTGGGGCGCGCCGATCGGCACACATCAGGGTCTCGCGCATCCGCTGGCGGAGATCAAGATCGAACTGGAGCTGGCGAAGCTCATGACGCAGAAGGCGGCGTCGCTCTACGACTCCGGGGACGACTTCGGCGCCGGCGAGTCGGCGAACATGGCGAAGTACGCCGCCGCCGAGGTCGCCATCCGCGCGGTCGACCAGGCCGTGCAGACCCACGGCGGCAACGGTCTCGCCAGCGAATACGGGCTGGGCACGCTGGTCACGGCCGTCCGGCTGGGCCGGATCGCGCCGGTGAGCCGCGAGATGGTGCTCAACTTCGTCGGCCAGCACAGTCTTGGCCTGCCCCGGTCCTACTGA
- a CDS encoding acyclic terpene utilization AtuA family protein, with translation MTPIRIGNASGFYGDRFSAVHEMLTGGPLDVLTGDYLAELTMLILGRDRMKDPNRGYAKTFLRQMEQNLALAKEKGVKIVANAGGLNPAGLADALRELAAKLGVDVAIAHVEGDDLVQRAEELGFGKTLTANAYLGAWGIAECLNAGADIVVTGRVTDASVIVGPAAAHFGWARDDYDALAGAVAAGHVIECGTQATGGNYAFFTEHEIGVPGFPIAEISADGSSVITKHPGTGGVVNAGTVTAQLLYEITGARYAGPDVTARFDTLTLAEDGPDRVRISGVTGEPPPPTLKVCLNGLGGFRNETTFVLTGLDIEAKAALVKEQLEGALKVKPPADVQWTLARTDRPDAETEQQASALLHVAVKDADPEVAGRAFSGAAIELALASYPGFHVTAPPAAASPYGVYRPAFVDAHEVPHVAVLPDGTRRDIAPAAETLPLSDVDEDRPPAPFTQAQVRRAPLGRVIGARSGDKGGNANVGVWARSDEAWRWLAHRLTVTEFKLLLPETADLEVRRHLLPNLRAINFVVEGILGEGVASQARFDPQAKALGEWLRSREIDIPEALL, from the coding sequence GTGACCCCGATCAGGATCGGCAACGCGTCCGGGTTCTACGGCGACCGGTTCTCCGCCGTCCACGAGATGCTCACCGGTGGCCCGCTCGACGTGCTGACCGGCGACTACCTGGCCGAGCTGACCATGCTCATCCTCGGCCGGGACCGGATGAAGGACCCGAACCGCGGCTACGCCAAGACCTTCCTGCGCCAGATGGAACAGAATCTCGCGCTGGCGAAGGAAAAGGGCGTCAAGATCGTGGCGAACGCCGGTGGGCTCAACCCCGCCGGCCTCGCGGACGCCCTTCGTGAGCTTGCCGCGAAACTCGGTGTCGACGTCGCGATCGCCCACGTCGAGGGCGACGATCTCGTCCAGCGCGCGGAAGAGCTCGGCTTCGGCAAGACCTTGACCGCCAACGCCTACCTCGGCGCGTGGGGGATCGCGGAATGCCTGAACGCGGGCGCCGACATCGTGGTGACGGGACGCGTCACCGACGCGTCGGTGATCGTCGGCCCGGCAGCCGCGCACTTCGGCTGGGCCCGCGACGACTACGACGCGCTGGCGGGCGCGGTCGCGGCCGGGCACGTGATCGAATGCGGTACGCAGGCCACCGGCGGCAACTACGCCTTCTTCACCGAGCACGAGATCGGCGTCCCGGGGTTCCCGATCGCCGAGATCTCCGCCGACGGCTCCAGCGTGATCACCAAACACCCTGGCACCGGCGGTGTGGTGAACGCCGGAACCGTTACGGCACAACTGCTCTACGAGATCACCGGCGCCCGCTACGCCGGGCCGGACGTCACCGCGCGGTTCGACACTCTGACGCTCGCCGAGGACGGCCCGGACCGTGTCCGGATCAGCGGCGTCACCGGAGAACCGCCGCCTCCGACGCTCAAGGTCTGCCTGAACGGGCTCGGCGGTTTCCGCAACGAGACGACGTTCGTCCTCACCGGACTCGACATCGAGGCGAAGGCCGCGCTAGTCAAGGAACAGCTTGAAGGCGCGCTCAAGGTCAAGCCGCCGGCGGACGTCCAGTGGACCCTTGCCCGCACCGACCGTCCCGACGCCGAAACCGAGCAGCAGGCGAGCGCTCTGCTGCACGTCGCGGTGAAGGACGCCGATCCGGAGGTCGCCGGGCGCGCCTTCAGCGGCGCGGCGATCGAGCTCGCGTTGGCGAGCTACCCGGGTTTCCATGTCACCGCGCCGCCCGCGGCCGCCTCGCCCTATGGCGTGTACCGCCCCGCTTTCGTCGACGCGCACGAGGTTCCGCACGTGGCCGTCCTGCCGGACGGGACACGCCGCGACATCGCGCCCGCCGCCGAAACGCTGCCACTGTCCGATGTGGACGAAGACCGGCCGCCCGCGCCGTTCACCCAGGCGCAGGTCCGCCGGGCACCGCTGGGAAGGGTGATCGGTGCCCGCAGCGGTGACAAGGGCGGCAACGCGAACGTCGGTGTCTGGGCACGTTCCGACGAGGCGTGGCGCTGGCTCGCGCACCGGCTCACCGTCACCGAGTTCAAACTGCTGCTCCCGGAGACCGCGGACCTCGAGGTCCGGCGGCATCTCCTGCCGAACCTGCGGGCGATCAACTTCGTCGTCGAAGGCATCCTCGGTGAGGGCGTCGCGTCGCAGGCGCGGTTCGACCCGCAGGCGAAGGCGCTCGGGGAATGGCTGCGCTCCCGCGAGATCGACATCCCGGAGGCCCTTCTGTGA
- a CDS encoding TetR/AcrR family transcriptional regulator, whose product MIREPQQERSRTTRRRLVEAAVETIGELGWNGTTVALIAERAGVSRGAAQHHFPTREDLVAAAVEHVGEIQIVELRARAADLPSGRSRIERAVDMVLNLYSGPLFRAALHLWVAASTDESLRATLVPLEARVGREAHRVTVELLGVDESHQGVRELVQATLDLARGLGLANLLTDDTKRRKQIVAQWARVLEPPLASAKISRNREDTDNV is encoded by the coding sequence ATGATCCGCGAACCACAACAGGAGCGCAGCCGGACGACTCGGCGGCGGCTGGTCGAGGCCGCCGTCGAGACGATCGGGGAGCTGGGCTGGAACGGGACCACCGTCGCGCTGATCGCCGAACGCGCCGGTGTTTCCCGCGGTGCCGCCCAGCACCACTTCCCGACCAGGGAGGATCTGGTCGCGGCCGCGGTCGAGCACGTCGGCGAGATCCAGATCGTGGAACTGCGCGCCCGCGCCGCGGACCTGCCGTCGGGGCGGTCGCGGATCGAGCGGGCCGTCGACATGGTGCTCAATCTCTACAGCGGGCCGCTGTTCCGTGCCGCGCTCCACCTCTGGGTCGCGGCGTCGACCGACGAGTCGCTGCGCGCGACCCTGGTGCCGCTGGAGGCGCGGGTCGGCCGGGAAGCGCACCGGGTGACGGTCGAGCTGCTCGGTGTCGACGAGTCCCACCAGGGCGTTCGCGAGCTGGTCCAGGCCACTCTCGATCTTGCCCGCGGCCTGGGACTGGCCAACCTGCTGACCGACGACACGAAGCGGCGCAAGCAGATCGTCGCCCAGTGGGCACGGGTCCTCGAGCCGCCACTGGCG
- a CDS encoding acyl-CoA dehydrogenase family protein, whose product MTDPFFTPERAELRKTVRRFAETEILPHLEDWEREGELPRDLHRKAGELGLLGVGFPEEVGGGGGDYLDAVVIAEELHYAGGSGGLFASLFTCGIAVPHIAAAGDPVQIERWVRPTLEGHKIGSLAVTEPDGGSDVAGIRTTAVREGDEYVINGAKTFITSGCRADFVTTVVRTGEAGAHGISLIVVERGTPGFTVSRKLEKMGWLCSDTAELSYVDVRVPAENLVGAENSGFAQVATQFVTERVSLAVQGYAHAQRALDLTLDWCRLRETFGRPLISRQLVQHKLTEMARKIDVARSYTRQVALRHVAGEEVIAEACFAKNTAVETAEWVVNEAVQLHGGLGYMRESEVERHYRDVRILGIGGGTNEILTGLAAKRLGYTA is encoded by the coding sequence GTGACCGACCCCTTCTTCACGCCGGAACGCGCCGAACTGCGCAAGACCGTGCGTCGGTTCGCCGAAACCGAGATCCTGCCCCACCTCGAAGACTGGGAGCGCGAGGGCGAGCTGCCCCGCGACCTGCACCGCAAGGCCGGGGAACTCGGGCTGCTCGGCGTCGGCTTTCCCGAAGAAGTCGGTGGCGGAGGCGGCGACTACCTCGACGCGGTGGTCATCGCCGAGGAACTGCACTACGCGGGTGGTTCCGGCGGCTTGTTCGCCTCGCTGTTCACCTGCGGCATCGCCGTCCCGCATATCGCGGCGGCCGGGGATCCGGTGCAGATCGAACGCTGGGTCCGGCCGACGTTGGAAGGCCACAAGATCGGCTCGCTCGCGGTCACCGAACCCGACGGCGGCTCCGACGTCGCCGGGATTCGCACCACCGCGGTGCGCGAGGGCGACGAGTACGTCATCAACGGCGCCAAGACCTTCATCACCTCGGGCTGCCGCGCCGACTTCGTGACCACCGTCGTCCGCACCGGTGAGGCGGGCGCCCACGGGATCTCGCTCATCGTCGTCGAACGCGGTACGCCGGGCTTCACCGTCTCCCGCAAGCTGGAGAAGATGGGCTGGCTCTGCTCGGACACCGCCGAGCTGTCCTATGTGGATGTCCGCGTGCCCGCCGAAAACCTTGTCGGCGCCGAGAACAGCGGTTTCGCGCAGGTCGCCACCCAGTTCGTCACCGAGCGGGTCTCGCTGGCGGTGCAGGGCTACGCGCACGCGCAGCGGGCGCTGGACCTGACGCTGGACTGGTGCCGCCTGCGCGAGACCTTCGGCCGTCCGCTGATCTCCCGTCAGCTGGTGCAGCACAAACTCACCGAGATGGCCCGCAAGATCGACGTCGCGCGCAGCTACACCCGGCAGGTCGCCCTGCGGCACGTCGCGGGCGAAGAGGTCATCGCCGAAGCCTGTTTCGCGAAGAACACCGCCGTCGAGACCGCCGAGTGGGTGGTCAACGAGGCCGTGCAGCTGCACGGCGGACTCGGCTACATGCGGGAGTCCGAAGTGGAGCGTCACTACCGTGACGTGCGCATCCTCGGTATCGGCGGCGGGACCAACGAGATCCTCACCGGCTTGGCCGCGAAGCGATTGGGATACACCGCATGA
- a CDS encoding SDR family oxidoreductase, producing MSTLHGKTIIISGGSRGIGEAIAVRAARDGANIALLAKTAEPHPKLPGTLYTAAKAIEDAGGQALPIVGDVRDDTSVEAAIARTAEQFGGIDIVLNNASAIDLTPTETVSMKRYDLMQDINARGSFLLSKLAIPHLKQAENAHILTLSPPISLDEKWFRAGHLAYSIAKYSMSLVTVGLAAELRQYGIAANSLWPRTTIDTAAIRNVVGAELAAKSRTPEIMADAAHAILTKPSSEATGNFYLDDEVLAAEGVTDFSKYRVGGREEDLQLDFWVEARTPESGP from the coding sequence ATGAGCACGCTGCACGGCAAGACGATCATCATCTCCGGCGGCAGCCGCGGGATCGGCGAAGCCATCGCGGTCCGCGCGGCCCGCGACGGAGCGAACATCGCCCTGCTCGCCAAGACCGCCGAGCCGCATCCGAAACTGCCGGGAACGCTCTACACCGCCGCCAAGGCGATCGAGGACGCCGGCGGGCAGGCGCTGCCGATCGTCGGCGACGTCCGGGACGACACGTCGGTCGAGGCCGCGATCGCGCGGACCGCGGAGCAGTTCGGCGGTATCGACATCGTGCTCAACAACGCCAGCGCGATCGACCTGACACCGACCGAAACGGTCAGCATGAAGCGGTACGACCTGATGCAGGACATCAACGCGCGCGGGTCGTTCCTGTTGTCGAAACTCGCCATCCCGCACCTGAAGCAGGCGGAGAACGCGCACATCCTGACGCTGTCGCCGCCGATCAGCCTCGACGAGAAGTGGTTCCGGGCCGGGCACCTCGCGTACAGCATCGCGAAGTACTCGATGAGCCTGGTGACGGTCGGGCTCGCCGCGGAACTGCGGCAGTACGGGATCGCGGCGAACTCGCTGTGGCCTCGGACGACGATCGACACCGCGGCGATCCGCAACGTCGTCGGCGCGGAACTGGCGGCCAAGTCGCGGACGCCGGAGATCATGGCGGACGCGGCGCACGCGATCCTGACCAAGCCGAGCAGCGAGGCGACGGGGAACTTCTACCTCGACGACGAGGTGCTGGCCGCCGAAGGGGTGACGGACTTCTCGAAGTACCGCGTCGGCGGGCGGGAGGAAGACCTGCAGCTCGATTTCTGGGTCGAAGCACGTACTCCAGAATCAGGGCCATGA
- a CDS encoding acyl-CoA carboxylase subunit beta has translation MSTIRSAVDTRSEEFATNRESMLGKLAEIDGEHAKAIAGGGEKYVARHRKRGKLLARERIELLLDEDSPFLELSPLAAWGSDYQVGASVITGIGVVEGVECMISASDPTVKGGASNPWTAKKSYRAADIAAQNRLPVINLVESGGADLPTQKEIFIPGGRIFRDITRSSAAKVPTIALVFGNSTAGGAYLPGMSDYVVMVKERAKVFLGGPPLVKMATGEESDDESLGGAEMHARTSGLADYLAADEEDAIRLGRSIVKRLNWTKQGPTPKPDYAEPLYSAEDLLGIVPTDLKVPFDPREVIARVADGSDFDEFKPLYGSSLATGWASIHGYPVGILANAQGVLFGEESQKAAQFIQLANQIDTPLVFLHNTTGYMVGKEYEQSGIIKHGAMMINAVSNSKVPHLSVLMGASYGAGHYGMCGRAYDPRFLFAWPSAKSAVMGPQQLAGVLSIVARAAAASRGQEYNEEHDAAMRAMVEGQIEAESMPMFLSGMLYDDGIIDPRDTRTVLGLSLSVIHNGPVKGAEGFGVFRM, from the coding sequence ATGAGCACGATCAGGTCTGCTGTGGACACGCGGAGCGAAGAGTTCGCCACCAACCGCGAGTCCATGCTCGGCAAGCTGGCCGAGATCGACGGCGAGCACGCCAAGGCGATCGCGGGCGGCGGCGAGAAGTACGTCGCCCGCCACCGCAAACGCGGCAAGCTGCTGGCCCGTGAACGGATCGAACTCCTCCTCGACGAGGACTCGCCGTTCCTGGAGCTGTCACCGCTGGCGGCCTGGGGTTCGGACTACCAGGTCGGTGCCAGCGTGATCACCGGGATCGGCGTCGTCGAAGGCGTCGAATGCATGATCTCGGCGAGCGACCCGACGGTCAAAGGCGGGGCGAGCAACCCGTGGACGGCCAAGAAGAGCTACCGCGCCGCGGACATCGCCGCGCAGAACCGCCTGCCGGTGATCAACCTCGTCGAGTCGGGCGGAGCGGATCTGCCGACGCAGAAGGAGATCTTCATTCCCGGCGGCCGGATCTTCCGCGACATCACGCGCTCGTCGGCGGCGAAGGTGCCCACGATCGCCCTGGTGTTCGGCAACTCGACCGCGGGCGGTGCGTACCTGCCCGGCATGTCGGACTACGTCGTGATGGTCAAGGAACGGGCGAAGGTGTTCCTCGGCGGGCCGCCACTGGTCAAGATGGCCACCGGTGAGGAGTCCGACGACGAATCGCTCGGCGGTGCCGAGATGCACGCCCGCACCTCCGGTCTCGCCGACTACCTCGCGGCCGACGAAGAGGACGCGATCCGGCTCGGCCGCAGCATCGTCAAACGGCTCAACTGGACCAAACAGGGCCCGACGCCCAAGCCGGACTACGCGGAGCCGTTGTACTCCGCGGAAGACCTGCTCGGCATCGTGCCCACCGACCTCAAGGTGCCGTTCGACCCGCGCGAGGTGATCGCCAGGGTCGCCGACGGTTCGGACTTCGACGAGTTCAAACCCTTGTACGGCAGCAGTCTCGCCACCGGCTGGGCGAGTATCCACGGTTACCCGGTCGGCATCCTGGCCAACGCGCAGGGTGTGTTGTTCGGCGAGGAGTCGCAGAAGGCCGCGCAGTTCATCCAACTGGCCAACCAGATCGACACGCCGCTGGTCTTCCTGCACAACACCACCGGCTACATGGTCGGCAAGGAATACGAGCAGAGCGGCATCATCAAACACGGCGCGATGATGATCAACGCCGTGTCGAACTCGAAGGTCCCGCATCTGTCGGTGCTCATGGGCGCCTCGTACGGTGCCGGGCATTACGGCATGTGCGGTCGTGCCTACGATCCCCGGTTCCTGTTCGCCTGGCCCAGTGCGAAATCCGCGGTCATGGGACCGCAGCAGCTGGCGGGCGTGCTGTCCATCGTGGCCCGTGCCGCCGCCGCGTCGCGCGGGCAGGAGTACAACGAGGAGCACGACGCCGCCATGCGCGCCATGGTGGAGGGTCAGATCGAAGCGGAGTCGATGCCGATGTTCCTCTCCGGGATGCTCTACGACGACGGGATCATCGATCCCCGCGACACCCGCACGGTGCTCGGGCTCAGCCTGTCCGTGATCCACAATGGACCGGTGAAGGGCGCCGAAGGCTTCGGCGTCTTCAGGATGTGA
- a CDS encoding TIGR03084 family metal-binding protein, which produces MADLGVILGDLAAESQAIDDVVADLPASDWARKTPAEGWTIAHQIAHLAWTDKKALIAARGSEAEWQTEIEGLLATGESYVDDGAAEGAKTPPRELLAEWRAGRAELADALAAVPDGQKIPWYGPPMSAASMVTARLMETWAHGQDVYDALGLERENTARIWHIARFGTRTRDFAYKLNSLAPPTEEFRVELTAPDGTTWAFGPEDAGQRLTGSAVDFCLVITQRRHPADTDLVATGKDVEEWLGIAQAFAGPPGAGRKPGQFA; this is translated from the coding sequence ATGGCTGACCTGGGCGTGATCCTTGGGGATCTCGCGGCGGAATCGCAGGCCATCGACGACGTGGTGGCGGATCTGCCCGCGTCGGACTGGGCTCGGAAAACTCCGGCCGAGGGCTGGACGATCGCCCATCAGATCGCTCATCTGGCCTGGACGGACAAGAAGGCGTTGATCGCGGCGCGCGGCTCCGAGGCCGAGTGGCAGACCGAGATCGAAGGGCTGCTCGCGACGGGCGAGTCCTACGTCGACGACGGCGCCGCCGAGGGCGCGAAGACGCCGCCGCGTGAGCTGCTGGCGGAGTGGCGCGCCGGCCGCGCCGAACTCGCCGACGCGCTCGCGGCGGTGCCCGACGGGCAGAAGATCCCCTGGTACGGCCCGCCGATGAGCGCCGCGTCCATGGTGACGGCGCGCCTCATGGAGACGTGGGCGCACGGTCAGGACGTCTACGACGCGCTCGGCCTCGAGCGGGAGAACACGGCCAGGATCTGGCATATCGCCCGGTTCGGAACCCGCACCCGCGACTTCGCCTACAAGCTCAACTCGCTCGCGCCGCCCACCGAAGAGTTCCGCGTCGAGCTGACCGCGCCCGACGGCACCACCTGGGCGTTCGGCCCCGAGGACGCCGGGCAGCGGCTCACCGGGAGCGCGGTCGACTTCTGCCTCGTCATCACCCAGCGGCGTCATCCCGCCGACACCGACCTGGTCGCCACGGGCAAGGACGTGGAGGAATGGCTCGGGATCGCGCAGGCCTTCGCCGGGCCTCCCGGTGCCGGGCGGAAACCGGGGCAGTTCGCGTGA
- a CDS encoding biotin carboxylase N-terminal domain-containing protein, whose product MIEKLLVANRGEIARRVFRTCRDAGIGTVAVFSDADADAPHTAEADVAVRLPGNAPADTYLRAELLIKAAVETGADAIHPGYGFLSENAAFARAVIDAGLTWVGPPPEAIESMGSKVESKRMMAEAGVPILSELDPAEVTEADLPLLVKASAGGGGRGMRVVRSLGELAEAVEGASAEAASAFGDPTVFCERYLETGRHIEVQVLADTHGTVWAVGERECSIQRRHQKVVEEAPSPFVDEAMREALFDAARKAAQAIDYVGAGTVEFLAGPDGRFYFLEMNTRLQVEHPVTEATTGLDLVSLQLRIAEGEHLPIEEPETRGHAIEVRLYAEDPAEGWQPQSGTLHRFEVSAARRAFEVGPGVRLDSGFVSGQTVGVHYDPMLAKVIAYAPDRRSAARALAGALAGAEIHGVVTNRDLLVNVLRHEAFLAGETDTAFFDRHGLETLARPLATVDTVRISALAAALAGAAANRSEARVQRRLPSGWRNVRSQGQRKRFRQGGDEIEVGYSLGRNGLRADGFEGVELVSAESGAVVLEVSGVRRKFAVARYGDTVYVDSPEGAVELDVVPRYTDPDAALAAGSLVAPMPGTVVRLAVEAGDTVKTGDPLLWLEAMKMEHRIAAPADGVVTELPVVVGQQVEVGTILAVVGDDE is encoded by the coding sequence ATGATCGAGAAACTTCTGGTCGCCAACCGCGGTGAGATCGCCCGCCGCGTGTTCCGCACCTGCCGCGACGCCGGGATCGGCACGGTCGCGGTGTTCTCCGACGCGGACGCCGACGCTCCGCACACCGCCGAGGCGGACGTCGCCGTCCGGTTGCCGGGCAACGCGCCCGCCGACACGTACCTGCGTGCCGAGCTGCTGATCAAGGCGGCCGTCGAGACCGGCGCCGACGCGATCCACCCCGGCTACGGCTTCCTGTCCGAGAACGCCGCGTTCGCCCGTGCCGTGATCGACGCGGGGCTCACCTGGGTCGGCCCGCCGCCGGAAGCCATCGAGAGCATGGGCTCGAAGGTCGAGTCCAAGCGGATGATGGCCGAAGCCGGAGTCCCGATCCTGTCCGAATTGGACCCGGCCGAGGTCACCGAAGCCGACCTTCCCTTGCTGGTCAAGGCTTCCGCCGGGGGTGGCGGACGCGGGATGCGTGTCGTGCGCTCGCTCGGCGAACTCGCGGAAGCCGTCGAAGGCGCGAGCGCGGAGGCGGCGTCGGCGTTCGGTGACCCGACGGTGTTCTGCGAGCGATATCTGGAGACCGGCCGTCACATCGAGGTCCAGGTGCTCGCCGACACCCACGGCACGGTGTGGGCGGTGGGGGAGCGTGAATGCTCGATCCAGCGCCGCCACCAGAAGGTCGTCGAAGAGGCGCCGTCGCCGTTCGTCGACGAAGCCATGCGGGAGGCGTTGTTCGACGCCGCGCGCAAGGCCGCACAGGCGATCGATTACGTCGGCGCCGGGACGGTCGAGTTCCTCGCCGGACCGGACGGGCGGTTCTACTTCCTGGAGATGAACACCCGGCTCCAGGTGGAACACCCGGTCACCGAGGCCACGACCGGACTCGACCTCGTCTCGCTGCAACTGCGGATCGCCGAGGGTGAACACCTCCCGATCGAGGAGCCGGAGACACGGGGGCACGCGATCGAGGTCCGGCTCTACGCCGAAGATCCGGCCGAGGGCTGGCAGCCACAGAGCGGCACTTTGCACCGGTTCGAGGTTTCCGCCGCGCGGCGGGCATTCGAAGTCGGTCCGGGTGTCCGGCTGGACTCCGGTTTCGTCAGCGGCCAGACCGTCGGCGTGCACTACGACCCGATGCTCGCCAAGGTCATCGCGTACGCCCCGGACCGCCGGAGCGCCGCACGGGCACTGGCCGGCGCTTTGGCCGGTGCGGAGATCCACGGCGTGGTGACCAACCGCGATCTGCTGGTGAACGTCCTGCGCCACGAGGCCTTCCTCGCCGGCGAGACCGATACGGCGTTCTTCGACCGGCACGGACTCGAAACCCTGGCCCGTCCACTGGCCACTGTGGACACTGTACGGATTTCCGCGCTGGCCGCCGCTTTGGCGGGGGCGGCGGCGAACCGCTCGGAAGCGCGGGTGCAGCGGCGGCTGCCGAGCGGCTGGCGCAACGTCCGCTCCCAGGGGCAGCGCAAACGTTTTCGTCAAGGCGGCGACGAGATCGAGGTCGGCTACAGCCTCGGCCGGAACGGTCTGCGCGCCGACGGTTTCGAAGGTGTCGAACTGGTTTCCGCCGAAAGCGGCGCGGTCGTCCTGGAGGTTTCCGGGGTGCGGCGGAAGTTCGCCGTCGCCCGGTACGGCGACACGGTGTACGTCGACTCGCCGGAAGGCGCCGTCGAACTGGATGTGGTGCCGAGGTACACCGATCCCGACGCGGCGCTCGCCGCCGGATCGCTCGTGGCGCCGATGCCGGGCACGGTGGTCCGGCTCGCGGTCGAAGCGGGCGACACGGTCAAGACCGGCGATCCGTTGCTGTGGCTCGAAGCGATGAAGATGGAACACCGGATCGCGGCGCCCGCCGACGGCGTCGTGACGGAACTCCCGGTGGTGGTCGGACAACAGGTCGAAGTGGGCACGATCCTCGCGGTGGTAGGAGACGACGAATGA